In one window of Episyrphus balteatus chromosome 3, idEpiBalt1.1, whole genome shotgun sequence DNA:
- the LOC129913871 gene encoding protein krasavietz translates to MSQKIERPVLSGQRIKTRKRDEKEKFDPTGFRDAVIAGLDKTEGDLEQISKYLDLAGNKLDYRRYGEVLFDILIAGGLLVPGGSISQDGEKPRTNYCIFEASEDMEAMRNHEQVFIKLMRRYKYLEKMFEVEMKKVLVFIKGFTPSERIKLARMTALWMINGAIPPTVLLVLNNEHLIKDGIALDFLVELFLTFKQEKGMTYLVQALKKGGLESKLMEFFPPNKRTEEYLKQVFLEKELAEVIKLHKAQASQEAKRELQQSLLDDINDEKPHTEIAADIKEFALKSNIPEHEIINIIWSTVMSLGEWNKKEELVTDQAVRHLKGYCPLLKAFASTNRSELALILKVQEFCYENMNFMKAFQKIILLFYKTEVLSEEIILKWYKEAHSSKGKMHFLEQMKKLVEWLQDAEEETESEDEQAENAEDGTEDNANK, encoded by the exons ATGAGTCAAAAAATAGAACGACCAGTACTATCAGGTCAGCGCATCAAGACCAGAAAAAGAG ATGAGAAAGAGAAATTCGATCCCACGGGATTCCGTGACGCGGTCATTGCTGGTCTCGATAAAACTGAAGGCGACCTGGAACAAATTTCTAAATATTTAGATCTTGCTGGCAACAAACTTGACTACCGTCGTTACGGCGAAgtactttttgatattttaattgctGGTGGTTTACTGG TTCCTGGCGGATCAATCTCACAAGATGGCGAGAAACCTCGAACAAATTATTGTATATTCGAGGCATCCGAAGATATGGAAGCCATGCGAAACCATGAGcag gTATTCATCAAGCTCATGCGTAGATATAAGTACTTGGAGAAGATGTTCGAGGTGGAAATGAAGAAAGTCTTGGTTTTCATTAAAGGCTTTACTCCCAGCGAGCGTATCAAGTTGGCTCGTATGACGGCGCTTTGGATGA ttaACGGGGCAATACCTCCAACTGTTTTGTTGGTATTAAATAACGAGCATCTTATTAAGGATGGCATCGCACTTGATTTTCTCGTAGAACTGTTTCTTACATTCAAACAAGAGAAAGGAATGACATATCTTGTTCAAGCTCTTAAAAAAGGTGGACTAGAAAGCAA gttAATGGAATTTTTCCCACCAAACAAACGTACTgaagaatatttaaaacaagtttttctcgaAAAGGAACTTGCTGAAGTTATTAAATTACACAAAGCTCAGGCTAGTCAAGAAGCCAAACGGGAACTACAGCAg tCCCTTCTTGATGATATAAATGATGAAAAACCACACACAGAAATTGCAGCTGACATTAAAGAATTTGCACTCAAATCAAACATTCCCGAAcatgaaataataaatatt atttggtccacagttatGTCACTCGGCGAATGgaacaaaaaagaagaattagTAACTGATCAAGCAGTTAGACACTTAAAAGGCTATTGTCCATTATTGAAAGCATTTGCTTCAACTAATCGCTCTGAGTTGGCATTGATCCTAAAGGTTCAAGAATTTTGCTATGAAAATATGAACTTTATGAAAGcgttccaaaaaattatattattgttcTACAAAACTGAAGTGCTTTCTGaagaaatcattttaaaatggtACAAAGAAGCACATTCATCAAAAGGAAAAATGCATTTCCTAGAACAGATGAAGAAACTTGTTGAATGGCTGCAAGATGCCGAAGAAg